From a region of the Bacteroidales bacterium genome:
- a CDS encoding endonuclease/exonuclease/phosphatase family protein — protein sequence MKDKKNKSNRFGVVGIIMILCNIIVSILLVFSIFAGYFKPSQHPLTVFLGIIFPYLFILQIFFLIYFILKRSKFSFIPILFLCLSIPSCQKIWSPGNNKKIDNKSLKIISFNVKNLTTGKNSNAQTPVDDFYKYLEESNADIINLQEYNMYNIQRDLDKLKKITNTKHVAYTHYYPNKPKFAIITLSKYPIINIESIRAEGKSYAVASDILIGNDTIKIINVHLQSIYLNLDEINSIPNNTEEAKILSKKVYGKVVYAAQKRERQVEKILYNIGKDPKKTILCGDFNDTPNSYTYRQINQVMTDIFIKHGNGFGFTFKELPLLRIDYMFTSKDMNPLNFYINRQSDLSDHNIIIGEIKL from the coding sequence GTGAAAGACAAGAAAAATAAGAGTAACCGGTTTGGTGTTGTCGGTATTATAATGATACTGTGCAACATTATTGTATCTATACTTTTGGTATTTTCAATTTTTGCCGGATACTTTAAACCTTCACAACATCCTCTTACTGTTTTTCTGGGAATAATATTTCCGTATTTATTTATATTACAAATATTTTTTCTTATTTATTTTATATTAAAAAGAAGTAAGTTTTCTTTTATTCCTATTCTTTTTCTCTGCCTTTCTATTCCGTCTTGCCAGAAAATATGGTCGCCGGGAAATAATAAAAAAATCGACAATAAATCGTTAAAAATCATATCATTTAACGTTAAAAATCTAACAACAGGAAAAAATTCCAATGCACAAACTCCCGTTGACGACTTTTACAAATATCTTGAAGAATCGAATGCCGATATTATTAATTTGCAAGAATATAATATGTATAATATTCAAAGAGATTTGGATAAATTAAAAAAGATAACAAACACAAAACATGTTGCTTACACACATTACTATCCGAACAAACCTAAGTTTGCGATCATAACTTTGTCGAAATATCCGATAATAAACATAGAAAGTATCAGAGCCGAAGGAAAAAGTTATGCTGTTGCGAGCGATATTCTTATTGGAAACGATACGATAAAAATCATTAATGTTCATCTTCAATCTATTTATTTAAATTTGGATGAGATAAATTCGATACCGAATAATACTGAAGAGGCGAAAATATTATCTAAAAAAGTTTACGGCAAAGTTGTTTATGCCGCACAAAAAAGAGAAAGGCAAGTTGAAAAAATACTTTATAATATTGGAAAAGATCCTAAGAAGACTATTTTATGCGGCGATTTCAATGACACGCCGAATTCTTACACATACCGACAAATAAATCAAGTAATGACGGACATTTTTATTAAACATGGAAATGGTTTCGGATTTACTTTTAAAGAATTACCTTTGTTAAGAATCGATTATATGTTTACGAGCAAGGATATGAATCCGCTTAATTTTTATATCAACAGGCAATCGGATTTATCCGACCATAATATAATAATCGGGGAGATCAAATTATGA